In the Dendrosporobacter quercicolus genome, AAAGCTGCTTCATATATCCTCCTTTGCGTTTGTAAAATTATGATATCTGCTCCAAATTGGACATGCCCAATTGTTTTTTAGCCTCATCCAGATTCTTTACCAGCTTGGGATAATGAGCGCTATTTGTATCGTAAATTACCAGGCTTTTTTCGATCTCCTTAATTAGATTAACCATGGCTCGCCAAGCACTTTCCAGGCATTTTCCATAATCGCGCGAACCTTGTTCCAGGCATTGAACCATATTATCCATTAATTCCAGGAATATTTTTGCGTTTTCATCTACCATTTTTCGCGAAAACAATAGTGCTTGGTGCTTCAATTGCTCGTTGAACAATTCTTTGGTGGAATATTTCAGTACTTGAAAAAGTTTACCTGTTTTCGCCCCAAATTCCAGAACGGTATTCGCGAAATAGGCCATATCCTGAGAAGCGTATTGATAGGTGTAAACCAATTCATAATAATCCACGCCTGTGATCAGCCCCTTCTTTTTCAACAAATGCAACATAGGCGTATCGAATAGGACGCACAGATCCCGGTGAGGCCAGGTATTGGCCTCTAACAGGTTGTATGTTTTATAAAAGTTCACATTTTCCTTAATATCCTGCAAATTCATTAACGGATCAAACATTATAAACCCGGCATCCAGGGCAATTTCCAGTTCCCTTACCACCTGAATAGCCAGTATAACATCCTGTATAGTGTCTTTGCGGTTAAATCGTTTTCTTTGCTCTTCAGACGCCGCTTCAATCCCAATATAAAGCCTCTTCAGCCCACAGTTCTTCATGTAGTGGAGTAACTCTTTCATCTTTTGATTTGTCCCGGCTTGCTGTTCATCCGCCTTCGCAATAATAAGCGGATTGGTAAATATCCGGAAGGCTGCCTTGACTCCATATTTTTCCGAAAGCTTCCGGATTGCGTTCGTAATTTGGCTGGCTCGGGCAATTAAGGCATCATTTCTCCCGCCGAAAAATTCATTATCTACAAATTCCAGTTCATGGACGCCGCGACTAAGAAGAAATTCAATATTGGTTATGACACGGTCAACTGGCACCGGATCCCATTTGCTGTGAGGTCCCTGCGCGCAAAAGGTACAATTGAACCGGCAACCACGGGAAGCTTCCAGCATGTGTGAAGACCCCGGATTGACTTCAAATTGAACCGGCGGGTAAATGACAAGGCTTGCATCGTATCTGCGGGGATTATGCCGAATGCAGCCCGCTTCATCCCGCCATACGGCATTGGGGATGGCGGTAATGTCGCATTGGTTTCTTTGATATAGAACCACCTGTCTCATGCTTTCTTCGCCATATCCCAATATAACCATGGACTGTTTCGGTTCTCGCAAAAATTTTTCAACAAAATATGAACTGGCATAAGTGGGCACCGTATTGCCGTAAAGGATAAGAGGGGCCTTGCTTGTACCTGCTTTTTTCCGGTAGGCACTTTCAAAGATCTCATGGATTTTTAGCGTTCTGATTTCAAGACTAAAGCCGATTACATCCGGCTTGATTTGCTCAACCAACACCAGTGCGTCCGGAATTTCGGAAACGTCGAAAATCCGGATATGACTGCACTCCACTTCATTGCCGTATTCTCCAAGGAGATCGCCTATCAAGGTTTCAACCGACAAATTATTCCATACATCCTGATGCCACAAAGAAGCGTAGGAAATAAACAAAAAGCGAAGCGGCAAAACGGTTTTTACTTCCGGAACCGCCAGCATTGCTTTTACATTTCCTCCTACACGCAGCAGTGCCAACTGCTCAATGGCATGTTTATAAATTCGTTTATCGTGAACATGGGCATCCAATAAGTCCAAAAATGTTTGATTTAGGTATCCCCCAAAGGATTGTTTCCGGATATAATGAACCTGTTGTAATGTAAGACCGCTCCCCGGTACTTGCTCGTTTATTGCAGCCAAATGAGCCAACACGCTGTTGTACTCTGCCAGACTAAGACGGCATGTCCCAGTTCTGATGGCATCGCTTAATAATGTCAGCAACTGATCCAGCAAGGTCCAGCAATCTTGTGAGAAAATGGTCTCGTAATACCACTGTGTCATCCTGATCTCGCTGTTATCATCGAAAAAAACAAACCATTTCTTGTTTCCCACTGAGAAATAGGATTGGTCAGTTTCATAGACCCGCAATGCGTAGGTATTAACTGGCCCTACCTTGTATGGGGTTTCAAGGTATTTTTCATCCAGAGACTGCAATTGATATTCCATAGGAAAAAGGCTATGTAGCTGGTCTGGATTTTTAATCAAAAGAAAAGTTTTCACCAGGACTTTCCTCCTTGATATAAACTTTGGTTTTAGAAGGTTGCATGGTACAAAGGACTTTAAACCTTCCAGAGTTTTTTAAACGGATTCTCACCTTTTCCTGTCCACCCCCATTGACTATGGTCTGCAGTGCTTGGATTATTTTATTTACTAGTTAAAGTACTGCATCTATATGGAAATCCCTTTAAAAAATTGAAAATAATTACATTTTTTTCATTTGACTGCTTTCCATTTTACCTCAACCGGGTAATGCACCCTTTTTCCCATAAAAATACACCTCTCATGTTGTATGGTTTTTCTCATACGGCATAAGAGGCGCCTTTTTTCTTTAGTGCCCTACTCTCTAAGGGATCAGTTAGTTTACCAGATACGTTTTTTATTTTTTTTGTTCGCCAGTGGAATTTCAGCCGCTACTTCCGTTCCGGCTCCCGGCAGCGACTTAATCGCAAAGATGCCGTCAAACAACTCCACCCGCTCTTTCATGCCAAATATCCCCAGCCGGGTACCACTCTTTGACGTAAAGTCGGGATTAAACCCAATACCGTTATCACTGACTGTCAGACACAGTCTTTGACGCTGCCGGCGTAATTTAACCTGTACGTGGCTGGCTTGGGCATGCTTGGCAATATTCGTCAGAGCTTCCTGCAAAATCCGGTACATCGTAATTTCAATCTCCGGCAGAAAGCGCTGTTCACGGCTCAAATTGACAAAATCAATATCGACGGCAATCGGATATTGCTGGCAATAGTGATCAACATATTTCTGAGCTGCCACGATTAAGCCTAAATCATCCAGCAACAAGGGACGCAGTTCAACGGCA is a window encoding:
- a CDS encoding B12-binding domain-containing radical SAM protein, whose protein sequence is MKTFLLIKNPDQLHSLFPMEYQLQSLDEKYLETPYKVGPVNTYALRVYETDQSYFSVGNKKWFVFFDDNSEIRMTQWYYETIFSQDCWTLLDQLLTLLSDAIRTGTCRLSLAEYNSVLAHLAAINEQVPGSGLTLQQVHYIRKQSFGGYLNQTFLDLLDAHVHDKRIYKHAIEQLALLRVGGNVKAMLAVPEVKTVLPLRFLFISYASLWHQDVWNNLSVETLIGDLLGEYGNEVECSHIRIFDVSEIPDALVLVEQIKPDVIGFSLEIRTLKIHEIFESAYRKKAGTSKAPLILYGNTVPTYASSYFVEKFLREPKQSMVILGYGEESMRQVVLYQRNQCDITAIPNAVWRDEAGCIRHNPRRYDASLVIYPPVQFEVNPGSSHMLEASRGCRFNCTFCAQGPHSKWDPVPVDRVITNIEFLLSRGVHELEFVDNEFFGGRNDALIARASQITNAIRKLSEKYGVKAAFRIFTNPLIIAKADEQQAGTNQKMKELLHYMKNCGLKRLYIGIEAASEEQRKRFNRKDTIQDVILAIQVVRELEIALDAGFIMFDPLMNLQDIKENVNFYKTYNLLEANTWPHRDLCVLFDTPMLHLLKKKGLITGVDYYELVYTYQYASQDMAYFANTVLEFGAKTGKLFQVLKYSTKELFNEQLKHQALLFSRKMVDENAKIFLELMDNMVQCLEQGSRDYGKCLESAWRAMVNLIKEIEKSLVIYDTNSAHYPKLVKNLDEAKKQLGMSNLEQIS